The Streptomyces sp. NBC_01689 genome includes a window with the following:
- a CDS encoding amidase: protein MTELTELTAVQLVDGYRKGEFGPVDVVRAALDRAVESGPAVNAFVRLDADAALAQAARSADRWRRGEPAGLLDGVPVSVKDILLLRGGPTLRGSKTVSPEGSWDEDAPSVARLREHGAVFLGKTTTPEFGWKGVTDSPLSGVTRNPYDVSRTAGGSSGGAAAAVALGAGPLALGTDGGGSVRIPAAFCGIFALKPTYGRVPLYPASPFGTLSHVGPLTRDAADAALMMDVISGPDARDWSALGPPAGSFVDALAGGVRGLRVAYSPSLGGQVAVHPDVAVAVRRAVERLAALGAHVVEADPDVRDPVEAFHTLWFGGAARVVQRLGPRRRELLDPGLREICRLGARLSGLDHLAAVDVRMDLGRRTGLFHESYDVLVTPTLPITAFEAGLEVPRGSGHRRWTGWTPFTYPFNMTQQPAASVPVGTDVAGLPVGLQIVAARHRDDLVLRTAHALYEAGAAGVAPPPGSARS, encoded by the coding sequence ATGACGGAACTCACCGAGCTGACCGCGGTCCAGCTCGTCGACGGCTATCGCAAGGGCGAGTTCGGTCCGGTGGACGTGGTGCGGGCGGCGCTCGACCGGGCCGTGGAAAGCGGACCGGCCGTGAACGCGTTCGTCCGCCTCGACGCGGACGCGGCGCTCGCGCAGGCGGCCCGGTCGGCGGACCGCTGGCGGCGGGGCGAGCCTGCGGGGCTGCTCGACGGCGTCCCGGTCTCCGTCAAGGACATCCTGCTGCTGCGCGGCGGCCCGACCCTGCGGGGCTCGAAGACCGTTTCCCCCGAGGGGAGCTGGGACGAGGACGCGCCGTCCGTGGCCCGGCTGCGCGAGCACGGCGCCGTCTTCCTCGGCAAAACGACGACACCCGAGTTCGGCTGGAAGGGCGTCACCGATTCACCGCTGTCGGGGGTCACCCGCAACCCCTACGACGTCTCGCGCACGGCGGGCGGCTCCAGCGGCGGCGCCGCCGCGGCCGTCGCCCTGGGCGCGGGGCCGCTGGCGCTGGGCACGGACGGCGGCGGCAGTGTGCGCATCCCGGCCGCCTTCTGCGGGATCTTCGCGCTGAAGCCGACGTACGGGAGGGTGCCGCTGTATCCGGCGAGCCCCTTCGGGACGCTCTCGCACGTGGGTCCGCTGACCCGCGACGCGGCCGACGCGGCGCTGATGATGGACGTGATCAGCGGGCCCGACGCACGTGACTGGTCGGCGCTCGGCCCGCCCGCCGGTTCCTTCGTGGACGCGCTGGCGGGCGGGGTACGGGGGTTGCGGGTCGCCTACTCGCCGTCGCTCGGCGGACAGGTCGCGGTCCATCCGGACGTCGCGGTGGCCGTGCGGCGTGCGGTGGAGCGGCTGGCGGCCCTGGGCGCGCACGTCGTGGAGGCCGACCCCGACGTCCGGGACCCGGTGGAGGCGTTCCACACCCTGTGGTTCGGCGGAGCGGCCCGGGTGGTCCAGCGGCTCGGACCGCGCCGGCGGGAGCTGCTGGACCCGGGGCTCCGGGAGATCTGCCGGCTGGGCGCGCGGCTCAGCGGCCTGGACCATCTGGCCGCCGTGGACGTCCGGATGGATCTGGGCCGCCGCACGGGTCTCTTCCACGAGTCGTACGACGTGCTGGTGACGCCGACGCTGCCGATCACCGCGTTCGAGGCGGGCCTCGAGGTCCCGAGGGGCTCCGGGCACCGGCGCTGGACGGGATGGACCCCGTTCACGTACCCGTTCAACATGACGCAGCAGCCGGCGGCGTCGGTCCCGGTGGGCACCGACGTCGCGGGGCTGCCCGTCGGCCTGCAGATCGTCGCCGCCCGTCACCGTGACGACCTGGTCCTGCGGACCGCGCACGCGCTGTACGAGGCGGGGGCGGCCGGGGTCGCCCCACCGCCGGGTTCCGCCCGGTCCTAG
- a CDS encoding D-2-hydroxyacid dehydrogenase produces MLVLDADPLPRLGRLTGRVRIEHADESTLAERLPRADVLLVWDFTSRAVRHAWPGEGRRPRWVHTASAGVDHLLCPELAACDTVVTNARGIFDRPIAEYVTALVLAMAKDLPRTWELQGRREWRHRESQRVAGTRACVVGSGPIGRAIVRSLKALEVTTALVGRTPRTGIHGPGELDRLMARADWVISAAPLTEATYGMFDARRFGMMQPSARFINVGRGPLVVEDALAEALSKRWIAGAALDVFQHEPLGPESPLWEVPGLIVSPHMSGDTVGWRDELGAQFVEMYERWEAGRPLPNVVDKKRGYVPGH; encoded by the coding sequence CTGCTCGTCCTGGACGCCGACCCGCTCCCCCGCCTCGGCCGGCTGACCGGCCGGGTGCGGATCGAGCACGCCGACGAGTCCACGCTCGCCGAGCGGCTGCCGCGCGCCGACGTGCTGCTGGTCTGGGACTTCACCTCTCGCGCGGTGCGGCACGCCTGGCCGGGCGAGGGCCGGCGGCCGCGCTGGGTGCACACGGCGAGCGCGGGTGTCGACCATCTGCTCTGTCCCGAACTCGCCGCCTGCGACACGGTGGTGACGAACGCGCGGGGCATCTTCGACCGGCCGATCGCCGAGTACGTCACCGCACTGGTGCTGGCGATGGCCAAGGACCTGCCGCGGACCTGGGAGCTGCAGGGGCGGCGGGAGTGGCGGCACCGGGAGTCGCAGCGGGTGGCGGGCACCCGCGCCTGCGTGGTCGGGTCCGGACCGATCGGGCGGGCGATCGTCAGGTCGCTCAAGGCACTCGAGGTGACGACGGCACTGGTGGGGCGCACCCCGCGGACCGGTATCCACGGGCCCGGGGAGCTCGACCGGCTGATGGCACGCGCCGACTGGGTGATCTCGGCGGCGCCGCTCACCGAGGCCACGTACGGGATGTTCGACGCGCGGCGCTTCGGGATGATGCAGCCGTCGGCCCGCTTCATCAACGTCGGACGGGGGCCGCTCGTCGTCGAGGACGCACTCGCGGAGGCCCTGTCGAAGCGGTGGATCGCGGGTGCGGCGCTCGATGTCTTCCAGCACGAACCGCTCGGCCCGGAGAGCCCGTTGTGGGAGGTGCCCGGGCTGATCGTGTCCCCGCACATGAGCGGGGACACGGTCGGCTGGCGGGACGAACTCGGCGCGCAGTTCGTGGAGATGTACGAGCGCTGGGAGGCGGGCCGGCCGCTGCCGAACGTGGTGGACAAGAAACGCGGGTACGTGCCCGGGCACTGA
- a CDS encoding maleate cis-trans isomerase family protein, translating into MRGLTTLAPEPTFVNTVARTVRCPSVPPRVPRAPPSPSRAPPLLRTSAPPLVVRVRLREAGAAMDVSLDISFLGGPRPQRGVGVVAPFDFALDRELWRWVPDDVSLHVTRTPFVPVEVSLDLARLVSEHETLGDAVRALSAVSPEVVAYACTSGSFVGGVAGERAMCEAMSRAGEVAALTTSGALLEALAELGACRIALVTPYTVSVTQALEEYLAEAGAEVTGRAFMGLTRHIWRVPYRDVVDMAHRAVRSGPADALFISCTNLPTYDVIARLEPELGIPVISANQVTMWAALRHLGTRAVGPRQRLVRGHLPRPSGSGGQTAHRAPVLPEEQEGWT; encoded by the coding sequence ATGCGCGGATTGACCACGCTCGCACCCGAACCTACCTTCGTCAACACGGTCGCGCGCACGGTCCGTTGCCCGTCGGTACCTCCGCGTGTGCCGCGCGCCCCGCCCAGCCCCTCTCGCGCTCCTCCGCTCCTCCGCACCTCCGCTCCTCCCCTCGTCGTTCGTGTTCGCCTTCGTGAGGCCGGTGCTGCCATGGACGTCTCGCTGGACATCTCGTTCCTGGGCGGCCCCCGCCCGCAGCGTGGAGTGGGCGTCGTCGCCCCCTTCGACTTCGCCCTCGACCGGGAGCTGTGGCGCTGGGTCCCGGACGACGTCTCCCTGCACGTCACACGCACCCCGTTCGTACCGGTCGAGGTCAGCCTGGACCTGGCACGCCTGGTCTCCGAGCACGAGACGCTCGGCGACGCCGTCCGGGCGCTGAGCGCCGTCTCGCCCGAGGTCGTGGCGTACGCGTGCACCTCGGGCAGCTTCGTGGGCGGCGTCGCGGGCGAGCGGGCGATGTGCGAGGCCATGAGCCGGGCGGGCGAGGTGGCCGCGCTGACCACCTCCGGGGCGCTCCTGGAGGCCCTGGCCGAACTGGGCGCGTGCCGGATCGCCCTGGTCACCCCGTACACGGTCTCGGTCACCCAGGCCCTGGAGGAGTACCTCGCCGAGGCGGGCGCGGAGGTCACCGGGCGTGCCTTCATGGGCCTGACCAGGCATATTTGGAGGGTGCCCTACCGCGATGTGGTCGACATGGCCCACCGCGCCGTCCGGAGCGGCCCGGCGGACGCGCTCTTCATCAGCTGCACCAACCTGCCGACGTACGACGTGATCGCCCGGCTGGAGCCGGAACTGGGCATCCCGGTCATCTCGGCCAACCAGGTGACGATGTGGGCGGCGCTGCGTCATCTGGGTACCCGGGCAGTGGGCCCGCGCCAGCGGCTGGTCCGGGGACACCTTCCCCGCCCCTCGGGTTCGGGGGGACAGACCGCGCACCGGGCTCCTGTACTGCCGGAAGAACAGGAAGGCTGGACATGA
- a CDS encoding maleate cis-trans isomerase family protein gives MTALGFLYPGHSAEDDYPRMEQLLGSDIRLPLVHTDIGEDAHRVDALREMGALERLSPGVEELRLSGAEAVVWACTSGSFVYGWDGAHEQVRSLARAAGLPASSTSFGFAHAVREIKARRVAVAATYPDDVAELFADFLRKAGVEVVSVRASGIVTGAEVGTWGEAELFALARDGDHPDADAVLLPDTALHTVAHLTALEKELGKPVLTANQVSVWEALRLADRRVNAPALGALFVREPLVQS, from the coding sequence ATGACCGCACTCGGATTCCTCTACCCGGGCCACTCGGCCGAGGACGACTACCCGCGTATGGAGCAGCTGCTCGGCAGCGACATCCGGCTGCCGCTGGTCCACACGGACATCGGCGAGGACGCGCACCGGGTGGACGCCCTGCGGGAGATGGGCGCCCTGGAGCGGCTCTCGCCGGGCGTCGAGGAACTGCGGCTGTCCGGGGCCGAGGCCGTGGTCTGGGCGTGCACCAGCGGCAGTTTCGTGTACGGATGGGACGGCGCCCACGAGCAGGTGCGCTCCCTGGCCCGTGCGGCGGGCCTGCCGGCCTCCTCGACCTCCTTCGGCTTCGCGCACGCCGTCCGCGAGATCAAGGCCCGGCGCGTCGCCGTCGCCGCGACCTACCCGGACGACGTGGCCGAGCTCTTCGCGGACTTCCTCCGGAAGGCCGGCGTGGAGGTGGTCTCGGTGCGGGCCTCCGGGATCGTGACGGGGGCGGAGGTCGGGACGTGGGGCGAGGCGGAGCTGTTCGCGCTGGCACGGGACGGGGACCATCCCGACGCGGACGCGGTGCTCCTGCCGGACACGGCTCTGCACACGGTCGCGCATCTGACGGCGCTGGAGAAGGAGCTGGGGAAGCCGGTGCTCACCGCGAACCAGGTCAGTGTGTGGGAGGCGCTTCGACTGGCCGACCGCCGCGTGAACGCGCCGGCTCTCGGTGCGCTGTTCGTCAGGGAACCCCTGGTGCAGTCCTGA